A stretch of Mytilus edulis chromosome 11, xbMytEdul2.2, whole genome shotgun sequence DNA encodes these proteins:
- the LOC139495409 gene encoding uncharacterized protein, which produces MPRGKGKRVLPNRAARKQDNPVQLPVNRRRRARRAEIIGQNEANPQLPIMPPQQPLLPPQQPLLPPQQPILPPQQPILPPQQPLMPPQQPLMPQYLPQQPILLPQQIGASNIPRQPAEQQVPGQGGRQLGQPAARNTVENGVVSLILSSWLDVVQYSSSVK; this is translated from the exons atGCCGAGAGGAAAAGGAAAGAGGGTACTGCCAAACCGTGCTGCACGCAAGCAGGACAATCCGGTACAGCTACCTGTCAACAGAAGGCGTCGCGCAAGAAGAGCTGAAATCATTGGTCAAAATGAAGCCAATCCACAGTTGCCAataatgccaccacaacagccattattGCCTCCACAACAACCATTATTGCCTCCACAACAGCCAATTTTGCCTCCACAACAGCCAATTTTGCctccacaacagccattaatgcctcCACAACAGCCACTAATGCCACAATACTTGCCTCAACAGCCAATTCTACTACCACAACAGATTGGAGCTTCAAACATCCCTCGACAACCCGCTGAACAACAAGTCCCGGGTCAGGGAGGTCGACAACTAGGACAGCCAGCAGCTCGAAATACTGTAGAAAATG GTGTTGTTTCGTTGATCCTTAGTTCATGGTTAGATGTGGTGCAATATTCCTCTTCAGTGAAATGA